One window of the Wenzhouxiangella sp. XN24 genome contains the following:
- a CDS encoding antirestriction protein has translation MENIVTRELVPEARRSDHVGELFGVHFPMQLEPFIYTIAGQMAPEYKGGYWQFYSLGNGGFYMAPETEKSFAVSCENYYRGTLSADALGIVACLYAYSHLSFSRNEKIGRMYARHYHLLRQYMFEHPEVAEILGAID, from the coding sequence ATGGAAAATATCGTTACGCGAGAACTCGTTCCTGAAGCCCGGCGATCAGATCATGTCGGCGAGCTCTTCGGCGTACACTTCCCGATGCAGCTCGAGCCGTTCATCTACACCATTGCCGGCCAGATGGCGCCGGAATACAAAGGCGGCTATTGGCAGTTCTATAGCCTCGGCAATGGCGGGTTCTACATGGCACCGGAGACGGAAAAGTCATTCGCGGTGTCATGCGAGAACTACTATCGGGGCACGCTCTCGGCGGACGCCCTGGGGATCGTCGCCTGCCTGTACGCCTATAGCCATTTGTCGTTCAGCCGGAACGAGAAGATCGGCCGGATGTATGCCCGGCATTACCACCTGCTGCGGCAGTACATGTTCGAGCATCCCGAGGTGGCCGAGATCCTGGGGGCGATTGATTGA
- a CDS encoding AlpA family phage regulatory protein, with protein sequence MRENILDRLRIDPGQLTLGQLLQERAAARIEIEKLRQDLETLKSKISARVPAEPVSSGQKGQHVYLGNVLISIGDLCKQIGVSRGTIYRWVNEGAFPAAVRISPGAVRWRSEDVEQWRNSLPTSS encoded by the coding sequence ATGCGTGAGAATATTCTTGATCGTTTGAGGATTGACCCGGGCCAGCTCACCCTGGGGCAGCTACTTCAGGAACGCGCAGCAGCACGGATTGAGATAGAGAAACTGAGACAGGATCTGGAAACGCTCAAGTCAAAGATCTCGGCCAGAGTGCCTGCGGAGCCAGTGTCCTCTGGCCAGAAGGGGCAACATGTATATCTTGGCAATGTCCTCATCAGCATTGGCGACCTATGCAAGCAGATCGGCGTCTCCAGGGGGACGATATATCGATGGGTGAATGAGGGGGCTTTTCCAGCGGCAGTGCGGATAAGCCCTGGCGCCGTTCGATGGCGGAGTGAGGATGTCGAGCAGTGGAGAAACAGCCTCCCGACGAGCAGTTAG
- a CDS encoding AAA family ATPase has protein sequence MIDHENGGSGKRSSRGQLIAKAVGAFVDKARVPDSIDRKVALLEALFSATEGVNEGLAVATAWSSTWPDDPGDEMIGRLWDQWRMEGAKPKLDLLEDFLRGQGWNWEEYLSHEEIEAIQSSSLPAATSEPEISKPLPSVLLKFSLVDELPKLQSEVLTSEPLCSGLAVKGSATVWYAEPNTGKTAMALWFLVSDIQDGRLDPSRVFYFNLDDTLQGLAEKTSIAQLHGFHVISEGYKSFEARHFPTVIRDLIAADQCSGVVIFLDVLKKLCDIMDKGKSSSFGKLIRSFVLRGGTCIALAHTNKRRNADGEPIYAGTSDILEDFDCGFIVYETDLDLDSQTKTILFKNKKSRGTVRKQASFRYSVREGLSYDELLASIQEVDEADLLRAQQQKQLESDLSLIEVVRDGIRSDINTKMALAALLVQRTQCSKRTAIRVIEQYDGTDPETHFWNFQVGARGAKMYRLLGQ, from the coding sequence ATGATTGACCATGAAAATGGTGGGTCAGGGAAGCGCTCGTCTCGCGGGCAACTCATCGCGAAGGCGGTGGGCGCATTCGTGGATAAGGCGCGGGTACCTGACTCAATAGACCGAAAAGTCGCACTCCTCGAGGCGCTCTTCTCAGCAACGGAAGGCGTCAACGAGGGACTGGCCGTCGCCACTGCCTGGAGTTCGACGTGGCCCGATGACCCTGGTGACGAAATGATCGGGCGCTTATGGGACCAGTGGCGTATGGAAGGCGCCAAGCCAAAGCTGGACCTGCTCGAGGACTTCCTCCGAGGACAGGGCTGGAACTGGGAGGAATACCTTTCTCACGAAGAAATAGAGGCGATTCAATCTAGTTCGCTTCCCGCAGCAACATCTGAACCGGAGATTTCGAAACCACTTCCTTCCGTACTCCTGAAATTCAGTCTTGTGGACGAGCTTCCCAAGCTTCAGTCCGAAGTGCTCACGTCGGAACCGCTTTGTTCTGGTCTCGCGGTGAAAGGCAGCGCTACCGTGTGGTATGCCGAGCCGAATACCGGAAAGACTGCAATGGCACTTTGGTTCCTGGTATCCGACATCCAAGACGGGAGGCTCGATCCTTCGAGAGTTTTTTATTTCAATCTTGACGACACATTGCAAGGGCTCGCAGAGAAAACCTCGATAGCGCAGCTTCATGGCTTCCACGTGATTAGTGAAGGCTATAAGAGTTTCGAGGCGCGGCACTTTCCAACGGTCATACGGGATCTCATCGCTGCAGACCAGTGTTCGGGCGTCGTGATCTTTTTGGACGTCTTAAAGAAGCTTTGCGACATCATGGACAAGGGGAAAAGCTCTTCCTTTGGGAAGCTGATTCGGAGCTTCGTTTTGCGCGGTGGCACGTGCATCGCACTCGCTCATACTAACAAACGACGTAACGCTGATGGCGAGCCGATATACGCGGGAACGAGCGATATCCTGGAAGACTTTGACTGCGGATTTATCGTCTACGAGACAGACCTCGATCTCGATTCCCAGACAAAGACAATACTGTTCAAAAATAAGAAGTCTCGAGGCACAGTCCGCAAGCAGGCAAGCTTTCGATATAGCGTCCGTGAAGGGCTCTCATACGACGAACTTCTGGCATCCATCCAGGAAGTCGATGAGGCGGATCTTCTGCGAGCACAACAACAGAAGCAGCTTGAATCTGACCTGAGCTTAATTGAGGTCGTTCGCGACGGAATCCGTTCCGACATCAATACAAAGATGGCCCTAGCAGCCCTGTTGGTCCAACGCACTCAGTGCAGTAAACGGACCGCGATCCGAGTGATAGAGCAGTACGACGGCACCGATCCTGAGACCCACTTCTGGAACTTCCAGGTGGGTGCTCGCGGCGCCAAGATGTATCGCCTCCTTGGCCAGTAA
- a CDS encoding ankyrin repeat domain-containing protein: MSFFKKAKHAAIERRLSEERLYEQVLLEIESGGRRDGLWAKALQNAKGHESEAQALYIQYRVQALRDENELSTSGRVGSGVPVAPIKPRLPNARPTGNPLDEYDANGHTPLMRAVRAGDIDAVRDLLARGANPFVIDGDWNTSTALDLAKRELSRRETAETRAVLREIVLVLEKAQL, encoded by the coding sequence ATGTCGTTTTTTAAGAAGGCTAAGCATGCAGCGATAGAGCGTCGTTTGTCCGAGGAAAGACTCTACGAGCAAGTTCTCCTGGAGATTGAGTCCGGAGGGCGTCGCGATGGTTTGTGGGCTAAAGCATTACAAAATGCCAAAGGCCATGAGTCCGAAGCACAGGCGCTATATATCCAATATCGGGTTCAAGCGCTTCGAGATGAGAACGAGCTATCGACCAGTGGCCGTGTCGGAAGCGGTGTCCCTGTTGCGCCTATAAAACCTCGGTTACCCAATGCCAGGCCAACAGGGAATCCACTGGATGAATACGATGCTAATGGGCATACGCCGCTTATGCGCGCTGTCAGGGCTGGAGATATTGATGCGGTGAGGGACCTACTGGCGCGAGGCGCAAACCCATTCGTGATAGATGGGGACTGGAACACGTCGACAGCGCTCGATCTTGCCAAGCGGGAGTTGAGTCGACGAGAAACTGCGGAGACCCGCGCAGTCTTACGTGAGATCGTGCTTGTTCTCGAAAAAGCACAACTCTGA
- a CDS encoding NYN domain-containing protein, translated as MDSDPRIAPEGVISALCDLVDQIDQNVLLRVVPYECIKGHRPIPKNLPVFKRNLQSLIRSSNGVDDSIRLILKLARTPEVRGVPILSTGFISQNFDLLGNWFGRGQFLAACWLDEREAIHELAYSTNDDWLAAPFSEELRELAAKELSVMWSGFQMRPEPEVAISKPVGPTKQSDEEGPSRQHQKMIAEVKTLEAQKRKLQKLVEKLQGRIDKQEADTIHHRQTAEAVRERSKQLDAEKDELTQRLEAMEAKLEKEKNLAIAEALASETREWLSHAREIETAKHETQARDLVGFARDLLARQKSDDRNYGNVEEIRDQIAQRLDLIQELEHAQATALRPLPQLGPTIAQLRDETEKLQDLIGWNSRNANPLVRELSLRINGAVSLDALSPVRSFIEQAGHLQLLSSGDKASVLRALNRKVDTLIDAYGVPPSDKGLDQPVKKTLLYRLEKTKCPWLILVDGHNLIRKVGDLIGNVVDGERAGEAREKLTEIVRRYFASTRAEVLLYFDGPHQSTEVLSPTMRVIYSGGKGRNRADNAMLEALEEHKQRRSQTRYIVITSDLDLATRAMETGADVVSSSSFHDMVLALRER; from the coding sequence ATGGATTCAGACCCAAGAATTGCCCCGGAAGGCGTCATAAGCGCGCTGTGTGATCTGGTCGATCAAATCGACCAGAATGTTCTGCTGAGGGTGGTTCCATACGAATGTATAAAGGGACACCGCCCAATCCCTAAGAACCTTCCAGTCTTCAAACGGAACTTGCAGTCCCTGATCCGTAGTTCCAACGGGGTCGATGATTCAATCAGACTCATATTGAAGTTGGCCCGCACCCCGGAAGTTCGCGGTGTGCCGATCTTGTCGACCGGATTCATCAGCCAGAATTTCGACCTCCTGGGAAATTGGTTCGGACGGGGACAGTTCTTGGCTGCATGCTGGCTTGATGAGCGCGAGGCGATCCATGAGCTCGCTTACAGCACGAACGATGATTGGTTGGCCGCTCCGTTCTCAGAGGAATTGAGGGAGTTAGCTGCAAAGGAACTCTCCGTTATGTGGTCTGGCTTCCAGATGCGGCCAGAACCCGAGGTTGCAATAAGCAAGCCCGTGGGGCCGACTAAACAGTCCGACGAGGAAGGCCCATCAAGACAGCATCAGAAGATGATCGCTGAAGTAAAGACCCTCGAAGCTCAGAAGCGCAAGCTTCAGAAACTGGTCGAGAAGCTCCAGGGACGGATAGATAAGCAAGAGGCGGACACTATCCACCACCGGCAGACAGCGGAGGCGGTTAGAGAAAGAAGCAAGCAGCTGGATGCTGAAAAGGACGAGTTAACTCAGCGTCTCGAGGCTATGGAGGCGAAGTTAGAAAAAGAGAAGAACCTGGCTATTGCCGAGGCGCTAGCCAGTGAAACCAGAGAATGGCTGTCGCACGCTCGTGAAATTGAGACCGCAAAGCATGAGACACAAGCGCGAGATTTGGTCGGATTTGCAAGGGATCTCTTGGCGCGCCAGAAAAGCGACGATCGCAATTATGGGAACGTTGAGGAGATACGAGACCAGATCGCGCAGCGGCTCGATTTGATCCAGGAGCTAGAGCACGCACAAGCCACCGCATTAAGGCCGTTGCCACAACTTGGTCCGACGATCGCTCAATTGCGTGATGAGACGGAAAAGCTACAGGACTTGATTGGGTGGAACTCTCGGAACGCAAACCCCCTGGTGCGAGAGCTATCTCTCAGAATAAATGGTGCAGTATCACTGGATGCGTTGAGCCCGGTTCGCTCATTCATTGAGCAGGCGGGCCATCTGCAGCTACTGTCATCGGGTGATAAGGCATCGGTTCTAAGGGCACTCAATAGGAAAGTCGACACCCTGATCGATGCATATGGCGTGCCACCGTCCGATAAGGGTCTAGACCAACCGGTCAAGAAAACGCTCCTTTACAGGCTAGAGAAGACCAAATGCCCCTGGTTGATTCTCGTTGACGGACATAATTTGATCCGTAAGGTCGGCGATTTGATAGGCAATGTCGTAGATGGAGAGAGAGCCGGAGAAGCCAGGGAAAAACTGACCGAGATCGTGCGGCGGTATTTCGCCTCTACTCGGGCAGAAGTGCTTTTGTATTTCGATGGGCCTCACCAGTCAACGGAAGTCCTGTCGCCCACAATGAGAGTGATTTACTCGGGCGGGAAAGGTCGAAATCGGGCGGACAACGCAATGCTGGAGGCGCTTGAGGAACACAAACAGCGACGGTCGCAGACTAGATACATTGTCATTACGAGTGATCTTGACCTCGCGACACGCGCCATGGAAACGGGCGCCGACGTCGTTTCTTCTAGTAGCTTCCATGACATGGTGCTGGCGCTTCGTGAACGGTAG
- a CDS encoding helix-turn-helix domain-containing protein: protein MHHNEPEDNTLYDITGGILATFGDVLKKEREVAGLTFRALGKATGLNHGYLSKLESGGVQPRKKNVILISDALAKCSGQEGYAKEAVRERLLAAAGLSKMRQSVEQEIRDRFASLLENEGLQDHQIKEALEKVTTVSMQRVLAGDDQLHIRSLSASSDMNIISDLGQEVVVLSESEHCVRAGRRGEIRVRGEITPDQRDQLETIAKLIGQVLAMD from the coding sequence GTGCACCACAATGAACCAGAAGACAACACTTTGTACGACATCACGGGAGGCATTTTGGCTACTTTTGGCGATGTTCTTAAGAAGGAGCGCGAAGTCGCCGGATTGACCTTCCGTGCGCTAGGCAAAGCCACTGGCCTAAATCATGGCTATCTGAGCAAGCTCGAGTCTGGAGGCGTACAGCCTCGAAAGAAGAACGTAATCCTGATATCTGATGCTTTGGCAAAATGTTCCGGTCAAGAGGGCTATGCCAAGGAGGCGGTTCGCGAGCGCCTCTTGGCAGCGGCTGGATTGTCGAAGATGCGGCAATCCGTAGAGCAGGAGATCAGGGACCGTTTCGCTTCTCTGTTGGAGAATGAAGGACTTCAAGATCATCAGATCAAAGAAGCGTTAGAAAAAGTAACAACCGTTTCTATGCAGCGCGTCCTAGCCGGTGACGATCAGCTGCATATCCGGTCGCTGTCTGCGTCCTCGGATATGAACATAATTTCTGACTTGGGCCAGGAGGTTGTTGTGCTGTCCGAGTCTGAACATTGCGTGAGGGCGGGGCGGCGAGGAGAAATTCGTGTGCGAGGTGAGATTACTCCAGATCAACGTGATCAACTGGAGACCATTGCCAAGCTGATCGGGCAAGTGCTTGCCATGGATTAG